The Leptodactylus fuscus isolate aLepFus1 chromosome 1, aLepFus1.hap2, whole genome shotgun sequence nucleotide sequence CAAAAAGACTTGGTGTTTCAAAAGTGAAAAAGAaaggcttttattttttttagtgtaatttttttaatgtcaATAAACGCAGTATAGAGCAGGTTACATAACACCACTGGGGAGATTCCTAACTGTGCAGTGATAGGTAGCTGTAGCAGCACTAGTAGTAAGTGTAGTAGaagatggacaaggcaggagatgatgATCCACTGTGTGATGGTGGTAACAGTGATAACAGCATTGACTGGACATTATGGAACATAATGGACAAGTCAGAAGGTGATGTGTGGTAGTGGTAGCATTGGCAGTGGTAAGAGTGGCAGCAGCAGTGGCATGATAGTATGGAACAGAGTGGACAAGGTGGGAGATGATGTCTGAGTGTGCAGAGGTAGCAGATCTAATTCTCTCTGTCAGCAAATGGGAGGTATGTGAAAATTCTCCTGAAAACATGCCAGATTCATTTGTACAATATAAGTTTTACAACAGTTTTAGTGGACAATTTTTGGTGCTATCATCTGTGCTGAATACTTTCTCTGACATTATCAACAGCAAATTGTGCCAGTTCCTGTCATTGGTCCAATCTAGTGTCCAAAAAGTCAGTGGGGTCAAGGCTTAGGATGCCTGTCAAAGGAAGAGCAGTTCAGTTGTAATTGAACCTGATTTCACAGACAAGTGTCTATTTGGGGAACATGGTCTACAGAATTTTGCCTCATTTTTGGAGGCCAGGAAAACTTCCTCCTTTTTAACTCCATATTGATAGTCTAAAAGCATGGCTATCCAATAGTCATCCCTTTGCTTGATTTGTCAGCATGTAAGCAAGAGCATACATCTTGCCATGCTTGCCATAATGTCCAAGGACCTAGTTGTTTGGCTCGCTGCCCCTCACTGCCATTGATAGTCTTGGCACATTGTCACCATTATCATCAATATCCTCACAGTAGGGCTCGTTCGCTACATCCTACAACTGCTCTTTTTCATTCACCTCAAGTCCAGGACACAGACCCACTTTGTCATTCTACCCCATTACCTTTTTGAAGGTGACATTGCCTGTGCCATTACCCAACAGTTCAGAGGAGGCAATCAAGACATGAAATTTGTTGTTCTTCCTCTGCCCCTTGTTACATaactaatactgtgtgggaaacaTAATGGGATATTatcctgtatgggggcactatgaaGGCATTAAACTTTGTTGTAgtacttaggggacattatactgtatggggattaTATACCATGTAGGTAGAACTAagagggcattacactgtgtggggacactaaaggGGAAGTATACTGGGTGGGGGATACTAAGTTCGGAGGAACTTAAATGTTACTATGTGTGGGGAACTATGAGCACATTTTACTATTTGAGAGTATCGCTTAGACATTAAACTAGGTGTAGGTCACTAAATAGATAGTATactatagtatactattgtacagtgttggccaaaagtattggcacccctgcaattctgtcagataatactctttttcttccagaaaattattgcaagcacaaactctttggtattaatatttttattcattttgaaagtgaaaaaaaaaaagtcaaatcattgatcattttacacaaaactacaaaaatgggcaggacaaaagtattggtctcctcagcctaatacttggtagcacaacctttagacaaaataactgcgaacaaccacctccggtaaccatcaatgagtttcttacaatgctctgctggaattttacaccattcttctttggcaaactgctccaggtccctgagatttgaagggtgccttctccaaactgccattttgagatctctccacaggtgttctatgggattcaggtctggactcattgctggccactttagaagtctcctgtgctttctctcaaaccattttctagtgttttttgaagtgtgttttgggtcattgtccggCTGGAAGACCcacgacctctgagggagacccagctttctcacactgggccctacattatgctgcaaaatttgttggtagtcttcagacttcataatgccctgaacacggtcaagcagtccagtgccagaggcagcaaagcaacctccaccatgtttgactgtagggaccatgttcttttctttgaaggcctaagtaacaggtgctgttaattacacaaattagagaagcatcacatgatttttcgaacagtgctaatacttttgtccaccccctttttatgtttggtgtagaattatatccaatttggctttttaacaattctttttgggtttttttccattgaagacaaattaaatgaagattataataccaaagaatttgtgattgcaatcagtttctgaaagaaaatgagcattatctgacagaattgcaggggtgccaatacttttggccaacactgtaggcaaGTGGAGGGAAAGGTTGTGGAAGGAAGGTATAGCCCATTGAGATGGTTCCTCTCCACTAGGTAATGGATGAATCCAGTTCCGGGTGTTGGGTGTAATCATAGATTTGGGTTCAAAGCTCTGGCCCTGAGTTTGGTTCTAACAGCAGTGGATCCTTAACCATCTCCAGACAGTTGGGTGTGTCTCACTtcccttgctgctgctgctgctgctatggAGAGCTGAGGACCCAAATATTCGGGTtgtatggagaactacaagtgccaACCTGTGGAGCTGATGGGCTGTactgccttgtggctgaagtaagccaTTTGTTTTATGTTTCCTTTTGCTGGAGAAAGCTATGTATGTTGAAGTTTATGAACTGCTCCCAATAATAGGCACCAGTGTGTTTAGTAGAGatgaatattcgatcgaatatcaggccattcgaggtattcgattccagtcgaacaccacgagacaaacgcattaaaaattcatatcccctctcaccttccctggcacattttttgcaccaataactgtgcaggggaggtgggacaagaactaagacaacggaggcatcgaaaaaaaaatcagaaaaaggaattggaTGCCGAAATCAGgagacctccactttagacaaaTGATGAATTtgacattcgattaatttgagactgtgaactatgcgaCTGCGAGACagagacagatgtacaggcaggggtaGCTAGGGATTGCTTTTacttaggggggaatgttactcacccagctctttggggctctatctggtcgggatccctgtcagtttgcgatatgcgcgagctgactttttcctataggaatgcattgaccagcattgattggccgaatgccatacagagtacagcaataggccaatcaatgctggtgttgctggaggaggcggagtctaagatcggtccacagtgtgatccgatctcagatgtagcagtgctgacacagctcttctacacggagaagcagcagagctcagcacacacagagatgcagcagagctgagtgtgcagcagggttcaacacacactcagctctgctgcatctctagtgtgcagagctgagcgcacggccagctctgcttcatctccgatgtagcattgCTAACCGTGCactgagcttggctgcatcttcggagcagtctccattctggtccgatattagactccgcctcctcacagacaagcctccggcagaaccagcattgattggccgaatgctgtacactggctaatcaacgctggtcaaagcattcctatgggaaaaagtcagctcccgcatatcgcaagctgacagggatcccaacataatacagtgaattgggcatgttagatgcccccagatatgcttcccctgctgtctcagttgcattccagggtgttggcataatttcctggggtgtcatagtggacttggtgactctcctgagtcgagtggtgggatcccctgaaacgaagcatttttccccatagactataatggggttcgatatttgttcgaatagtcaaatattgagcagctattcgaaacgaatattgaatattttactcttcactcatctctagtgtttacttgcctgacaaccagccccaaggTCCCGCAGCTACACTATggaaaattattatactgtgtgcaggcactaagGTAGCATTATACCACATGGggcaataagggggcattataatctatggggcacAGAGAAGTCTTCATCACTGTATGTTACACAGTGGAGGGAAATATTACTGTATGAGGGCACAAAGAGACTGGGGAGTTGGTGAGGTCACAAGGGACATGGGTTCGACAGGGTGGGGCAAAAGCATGTCTTAGCATTagtaaaaactgaacatgttcagctACTGTTTAGGACAAACCTTCACTATAATATTATCTCTTTTTATTTAATACAATCCATTCCTATAAACCTCAAAGGTATGTCACTCTTGGGATTTGattatacattataaatattGTAGCATGAGTAAATACCACCATTTCAGCATTCATAATTTACAGCCTCTTCTTATACAAGATCAATAAAATGCAATCATGTACAGTAAATATGTAAGTCATACTTGTCATAACACTGTTTATAGAGATGTGACCACTCTCAGCTTTGCTCAAATGTATTTAAGTACTCCAGTTTCTCCTAGAGCACatctaggatttttttttgtgacGAAGTATCAAGAAACAATAATCTCTTGAAATGTCTCATAACACGTGTATCTTATCCAGCCAATAGGAACAGTAATGGAGGACACATCCAGCCACTTGTCCTCAGGGCTGGTCATATTCAGACATGTGATTTACAAGTTAAGTAGCTTTTCTAActtttctaaacacaacatggCTTTGTGACAGATTATACCAAAGTAATATGTTGACAATGCtatttgtgtctgtgtgtgaccaCCCAATGGGGAGGGTGACTTGTATATCAAATAAGTATAGACACATCTCATGTATTTATCCTAAATATACTAGGAAGGAGATTGTTTGGAATTGTATATTGTAATTATTAAATTGtgtgaacactagagatgagcgaacactaaaatgtccgaggttcgaaatctgattcgaacagctgcacactgttcgactgttcgaacggatttcaaaccccattatagtctatggggggaaatgctcgtttcaggggtacacaaaattcgataacattatacttaccaagtccacgagtgatggtcgggctggattgtccttgaagtcttctcccagcgcagcgtccccgcgtcttcttccggctggaattcactctgcctaggcatcggggcctaggcagagccgactgcgcatgctcggtcggctctgcccggcccgacgcctgagcagagccgacttcacatgcgagggcatgcccgcgcatgcgcagtcggctctgcctaggctggatgcctaggcagagtgaattccagccggaagatgccgcagagacgctgcacggagaagacttctaaaggtaagagaagaaccagcgttgattggcagaatgtatagcattctgccaatcaatgctggttctgcattgaaccttaaacttcgaacagctagtagtgttcgatcgagtacgagtatttcgaataccgtagtatagtCTGTGACAGCATTGttaaaattgcagtttttttttatatcataagtatttaattttatttacagTTCAAATGCAGTATCTGAAATGTACCAGTAAAGTCATCTGTAAATGACTTCATTACACTTATGGAGAAAAAAAGATATGTATTACATatcccaatattatacattgatctaatgcttttcagaaaaatctacaaaaatgaaagaggttcttagtatacattagcctactagccacttcacagcgacctctgcatagtgggtccctactctactgggtgcggcacTACACAGCGACCCCCACCACTGCAATGAGGGAGCAACCCAGCAGTACAGCAACACCCTTGCCACTAGATCAAGCCTTCAGGCTCTGGGCCACCCCACAGACACAGCACCACAGGAGTGGCAGACACCATGTAGCACTGCACCATGAGAACAGATCTCAACAAATTCACCATACCATATTGCTTCAGTCAAAGGACTGAGAGCTTGAAAGTGGGTCCCTTTTGACTTCAAAGGCATTTTTAATATTGTAGAGGAAAAGGAAAACCAGAACATCTACACTATGTGTATCATTTTGCTatatatcgtatttttcggacggTAAGATgctggaccataagacgcacatagattttagaggaggaaagtaggaaaaacatatttaaagcaaaaaatgtggtaaactatttaataacataaataatagagatgagcgaacactaaaatgtccgaggttcgaaatctgattcaaacagccgcacactattcgactgttcgaacggatttcgaaccccattatagtctatggggggaaatgctcgtttcaggggtacgcaaaattcaaaaacattatacttaccaagtccacgagtgacggttgggctggattctccttgaagtcttctcccggcgcagcgtccccgcgtcttcttccagctggaattcactctgcctaggcatcggggcctaggggCGGacgcccaacgcctgagcagagccgactgcgcatgcgagggcatggccggatgcctaggcagagtgaattccagctggaagatgccgcagggacgctgcacggagaagacttctaaaggtaagagaagaaccagcgttgattggcagaatgtatagcattctgccaatcaacgctggttctgcatcgaaccttaaacttcgaacagctagtagtgttcaatcgagtacgagtatttcgagtaccatagtattcgaccgaacacctactcgatcgaacactactcgctcatctctaataaataacataatatttcaccaatgtaaatagaactcaACAGCAACAACCATTATTATTGACTGTAAGCTTTAAGTACGGAAACTCCTCTAATTATCAGGGACTGCCAAGAATTTCTAATCACTAATGTCCACATTTATGAAGCTCAGTTCCTCAGAATCACTAGTGTCACTGTCTTCGCTCTGTTCATAGTGTCCTCTTCAGAGCCGTCTAAGGCATTACTGAtggcacagtttttgaaggacttCACAACGGTTTCATCCTTAACTGACTGCCATGAGGTTTTCACCCACTCATAAACTTGGGTGTCAGTGGACCCTTTATTTATCCAGTTGGTGTCTTCTCCCATGAATACTTTAAATGGCTTATTGATGGAAACGACCAAAGGAAATTATGGCTAGATGGGTTTTCTCTTTTTTAAATCTCTTTTCTGTGACTTCAGTGATATGAGCCCTAAACTGGTCAATCACTAatagtacagttttttttagAAGCCCTCCAGGATGTTTGGACCACACTTTTTCTATCCATATCTTCATGCCATTTTCGTCCATCCATACTTTGTATTCAAAATGAACAATAAATCCTCTTAGAATTGCCTCTTTtggcttgttttttttctcttgaaaATCAGCATTGGTGGTGGTTTGGAGCAATCTGAAAAGCAGGAGAACACAACTGtgtaatgtgttttgtttttttttaaatgtagattgtgagccccacatagagctcacaatgtacatttttccctatcagtatgtcttttttgaaatatgggatggaaatccatgcaaacatgggtagaacatacaaactccttgcagatggttttatgtccttggcgggatttgaacaccaggactccagcgctgcaaggctgcagtgctaaccactgagccaccgtgtggccccttgtgtAATGTGTTTTCTCATGCCCTGAGGTCTTCACGGTTATGATTTTGGCACCTTCTTCATCAACAGTCAAAATTTTAGCAGGACTTCATCCATGTTCCCAATCTCATTTATTTCAAATCCATTTTTCTTTCTTGCATCCAGTACAAATTTGTGAAAAGACACCATCTTCAATTCATATTTTATGGGCAATTTTTGTGAAATCCTAGTTTTGGTGCAGATAGCAAGGTCACTTCTTTTCATAAATCTGTAACACCATGATGGTGACCCAGTGAAGTCCTTAATGTCTTTCTCTGCAAGACTTTTGGCTTCATATATGATCCCAGCATACCCACATATACATTGTTTCCTTTTGTCAATTTTTTGCAGCTGATCCTCCCGCTTCCTCTATTCATGTATTATCTCTTCAGCTGGAGGTGGCCCAAAGTGTTTCTTTGCTGCTGTTACCATGTTCTTTGATGTACTTCACTACCTCAAGTTTAAAAGGGATTGTATACGAATTCCTTTTCTACTTTGACATCTCTCCGCAATTACGGTAGATTCAGCAGAAGACTATGGTATGCTATGGTATCTTTCTGCAACAAAATACAGTAATGACAGAAATGTCATGTCAtgcttatgggggcactgtagctAAGAACATCAGTGGATGATGTACTGTTTTGGGGGGGGGAATCTGCTGCTGACACTGTTTTGATGGAGATCTGCTGTTGGAGGGACACAGTTTGTGCAACACTCTTGTATGTGAATAGCACTTTTGCACAACCTGTGTGCTCTGCAGCTGTTGCCAAACAGCTCCAATAATCCCAGATTGCCCAAGCTGTAGGGCCACATGGACAGGTGGCTCAGCAGTAGAATTTGCCTATGCTAACTCTTTCCCACTGGTGGCATTTTTCGATTGGTAGCCACTCTGCAAGAGCGTCTTCTATCTTTAAGGACACAGCAGATAGAATGGTAGATGTTGTGAAGGGGCTGGTttgtgtgggattttttttttttttttatgtagattgtgagccccacatagaattacaatgtacatttttccctatcagtatgtttttttttttagaatatgggatggaaatccatgcaaacacggggagaacatacaaactccttgcagatgtttttttgcccttggcgggatttgaacaccagggcccagcactgcaaggctgcagtgctaaccactgagccaccgtgtggcccctggtttGTGTGGGATGTGACGTATTCAAGTATGGGTTCTACATGCTTTTTTCAAATGTGTTTGCACTGCCTGTACCTTTCTCCATAGCACTATAGAACCATATGCCACAATGGGTACTCTGTTCCTACCTCCCTTGTTTCCCACTGCTGGGACATGCCAGGAAGGAAGCACATACAGGCTCTGCAGGCTTGTGTGTCTTCATGTGCCTGCACCACCTGTAATCTACACCCCCCAACAGctacatttggactataagatgcacccccattttcctcccatatttggggGATAAAAAGTGTGTTTTTTAGGCTGAAAAATACAGTAAGCTGTGAAGAACTCCATTCCATTATGCATCAATGAGTTTCCATTTACTTAGCTATAGCCTAATACTATAAACACGTTTTATCAGTGAGGGTCTGGTTCTTGGAATTTCTACAATTAATAGAGTGAAGAGGCTGCAAAGAAAGCTATGACAATTACCTGTTCATAGTTTTTTACAGACAAAGCAACAAATGATACTAGTTGTAACTGCTACTGCACATAATCCTATTTATAAGAATGTGGATATGCAAAATTTAACTTCAATACTAGATACAATCACATTCTAGGGGTCACAGTGTCAATTTCCTTTTAGGAAGAatgaaaaaactatatatatatatatatattattaaatgtAATGTGTTAACATACCTATTTTCTCAAATTTCAGAGTGGGTGATAATTAGCAGGAATGAAAGCTGAAAATTCTACAAATAATGAATTTATCCTTCTTGGATTCAACTTCAAACAGAATATACAACTGTTTCtctttttcatctttttcatgaTTTATGTATCAACTATTACTGGGAACACAATTATCATTACTGTCATCTGGAAAAGTTCCAAACTTCACAGCCCAATGTACTTTTTCCTTGCAAATTTTGCTTTCATGGAAATTGGTTACACTTCAGTTACTATGCCAAAAATGCTGACGAATTTAGCATTTGGTGATAAAAGAATATCTGTATCTGGTTGTATTACCCAACTATACTTCTTTTTTGTTTTGGGGGGCATTGAAAATTACTTATTAGCTGTAATGGCTTATGATCGATATCTAGCAATTTGTAATCCTTTAAGATACTCAACCATAATGAGTAACAGACTTTGTCATCAGTTGGCATTGATGTCTTGGCTTTCCAGCATTGCaagttcattcatttctatttaTCTTTTAAGTAAATTGTCTTTTTGTGGAAAAAATAAGATTGATAATTTTTTCTGTGATGCCTCCCCAATTTTTAATCTCTCTTGTACTGACACATCCCTTTTGAAAAGCTACTTTTTCAGTCTTGTGTGGATTGTTGTGTTTAGTTGTTTAAGTTTTATAATTTTATCCTACATAAACATCATTTTAGCTGTTTTAAAGATACCCTCTAATAGTGGTCGGAGAAAGGTG carries:
- the LOC142189572 gene encoding olfactory receptor 6N1-like, translating into MKAENSTNNEFILLGFNFKQNIQLFLFFIFFMIYVSTITGNTIIITVIWKSSKLHSPMYFFLANFAFMEIGYTSVTMPKMLTNLAFGDKRISVSGCITQLYFFFVLGGIENYLLAVMAYDRYLAICNPLRYSTIMSNRLCHQLALMSWLSSIASSFISIYLLSKLSFCGKNKIDNFFCDASPIFNLSCTDTSLLKSYFFSLVWIVVFSCLSFIILSYINIILAVLKIPSNSGRRKVFSTCGCHFTVVILYYGSVISMYVRPHHEYTFVFDKCLSVFYAIITPFLNPIIYSFRNKNIREAILLITLIRLK